A genomic region of Candidatus Paceibacterota bacterium contains the following coding sequences:
- a CDS encoding ATP-binding protein produces the protein MELTRRNLFVYGFLGALWVLVLGWQIQEHHRVREAAKTSLRNRSKDIANTLSAIIRGMRFRGVIPQERLEPVLNELIHGRTNELIKSSELLSIVLLNATNQPVASAGRPIDLQREDFLQEGEHWGAGSVTLVNPVDLGSSLSTEGITNTLLLPLTGFTNRPSEPGREFSRRGPPPPPETMPPEEPPRPAMNETPPGGREGRSRELGGRSRRPFWLRGLDENEVQSLVAKRTLHGLVLTMSTEGLQAAANQDLWLRTLIMVLATVSVLGSGLAWHNLAKSSDLQLRLVRASEMNTHLKGMNLAAAGLAHETRNPLNIIRGLAQMISKQPGTPAELQKKSREIIAEADKVAAQLNEFINYSRPREVRRAKLALGSAVNEIVHALNYDLEEKQIRLQIQGEQLSVEADEQLLRQALFNLVLNAIQAVDGAGEIQIVAARQNATEASLEVRDNGPGVSPERRAEIFKPYVTTQKQGTGLGLAVVQQIVLAHGWEVECLANEPRGAIFRITHLKLAP, from the coding sequence ATGGAACTGACTCGACGCAATCTGTTTGTGTACGGCTTCCTGGGCGCCCTCTGGGTGCTGGTTCTGGGCTGGCAGATCCAGGAGCATCACCGCGTCAGGGAGGCTGCCAAGACCAGCTTGCGCAACCGCTCCAAGGACATCGCGAACACCCTTAGCGCGATCATCCGCGGCATGCGATTCCGGGGAGTGATCCCGCAGGAGCGCCTCGAGCCGGTGCTCAATGAACTGATCCATGGCCGCACCAATGAACTCATCAAGTCGAGCGAGCTTCTTTCCATTGTCCTGCTCAATGCGACCAACCAGCCCGTGGCTTCCGCCGGCAGGCCGATTGATCTGCAAAGAGAGGACTTCCTGCAGGAGGGCGAGCATTGGGGTGCCGGAAGCGTCACTTTGGTCAACCCGGTTGACCTCGGCTCCAGCCTGAGCACCGAAGGGATCACGAACACCTTGCTCCTGCCGTTGACCGGGTTCACCAACCGGCCCAGCGAGCCCGGCCGAGAGTTTTCGCGGCGCGGTCCGCCGCCGCCGCCAGAGACGATGCCCCCGGAGGAACCTCCCCGTCCGGCCATGAACGAAACTCCTCCTGGCGGACGGGAAGGCCGTTCACGCGAACTCGGCGGCCGTTCCCGCCGTCCGTTCTGGCTGCGGGGCCTGGACGAGAACGAAGTCCAATCCCTGGTTGCAAAGCGCACCTTGCACGGGTTGGTTCTCACCATGTCCACCGAAGGGCTCCAGGCGGCGGCCAACCAGGACTTGTGGCTCCGCACGCTGATTATGGTGCTGGCGACGGTTTCCGTCCTGGGTTCCGGCCTGGCTTGGCACAATCTTGCGAAGTCCTCCGACCTGCAACTCCGCCTGGTGCGCGCCAGCGAGATGAACACGCACCTCAAGGGGATGAACCTGGCCGCCGCCGGGCTGGCCCACGAGACCCGCAACCCGCTCAACATCATTCGCGGGCTGGCGCAGATGATTTCCAAGCAACCGGGCACTCCGGCGGAGCTTCAGAAGAAGTCGCGCGAGATCATCGCCGAAGCCGACAAGGTGGCCGCGCAATTGAACGAATTCATCAACTACTCCCGCCCGCGCGAGGTCCGCCGCGCCAAGCTGGCCCTCGGCTCCGCCGTGAATGAGATCGTCCACGCGTTGAACTACGACCTGGAGGAGAAGCAGATCCGCCTGCAGATTCAGGGAGAGCAGCTCAGCGTCGAAGCCGATGAACAATTGCTCCGGCAGGCGCTCTTCAACCTGGTGCTCAACGCCATCCAGGCCGTGGATGGCGCGGGCGAGATTCAAATCGTCGCCGCCAGGCAGAATGCCACGGAGGCCTCGCTCGAGGTGCGCGACAATGGCCCCGGCGTTTCTCCCGAACGCCGCGCGGAGATCTTCAAGCCCTATGTCACCACCCAGAAGCAAGGCACTGGCCTGGGCCTGGCCGTGGTCCAACAGATCGTGCTGGCCCACGGCTGGGAAGTGGAGTGTCTCGCCAACGAACCCCGCGGTGCCATCTTCCGCATCACCCACTTGAAGCTGGCCCCGTAA
- a CDS encoding secretin N-terminal domain-containing protein codes for MNTITHLLLLSSLSTGISMLAAEAPTATPAREATGVLTTNGIVTAAGPSLVVAAPAMDSSTNAISSPAAPVPVAAPAANIIAPNDLPASAGMPSAVPPVEPPVVVEDGTNGLRLNFHNAPLNLVLDYLSDAAGFVINREAEVRGTVDIQGKNLTKDEAVAVLNSALKRNGYAVIRNGRILNIIAQDTAKTGDLPIQVGVNAEEVEKGSEVVTQIIPVKYASVSQLVPNLELLLPSTATLSANESANSLLLVATKTDIKRMLTIINALDTSIASVSSIKVIPLSYADAKDTATLITTLFASQGAGATSSGSRPSFFSMFGRGGPPGSSGRDSRSSSSGTASGAAAKNVVAVGDDRSNAVVISAPADLMATIEVMVKEIDQEVTDVTELQVFRLVNADPSETAEQIAQLFPDTTSSSSGSSQGPTPPFIFSRSSSRRSGSSAAGSDRAKKMGRVLAVPDPRTSSIIVMASKTLMPQIAEMIAELDSDRGRKEVVGYYEIQNADPHDVQMALEDLFNRNTRVNNNNQNTMLGQNNPLSRRVTRSTQNTGTSSGFGGTSTRRSSGGVSGF; via the coding sequence ATGAATACCATCACCCACCTCCTTCTTCTAAGCAGCCTGTCCACCGGGATCTCAATGTTGGCGGCCGAAGCGCCGACGGCTACTCCTGCCAGAGAAGCAACCGGTGTGCTGACCACTAACGGCATCGTGACGGCTGCTGGTCCATCACTGGTCGTCGCAGCTCCGGCTATGGACAGCAGCACCAACGCAATCAGCAGTCCTGCCGCGCCGGTTCCAGTTGCTGCTCCAGCAGCAAACATAATCGCCCCCAACGATCTACCGGCGAGTGCCGGCATGCCGTCTGCCGTTCCCCCAGTCGAGCCGCCCGTGGTCGTCGAAGACGGAACCAATGGGCTGCGCCTCAACTTTCACAACGCTCCGTTGAATCTGGTGCTGGACTACCTCAGCGATGCGGCCGGGTTTGTCATTAACCGGGAGGCTGAAGTTCGCGGCACGGTTGACATTCAGGGCAAGAACCTGACCAAGGACGAGGCAGTGGCAGTGCTTAATTCCGCGCTCAAGCGGAACGGATACGCTGTGATTCGGAATGGCCGCATCCTGAACATTATCGCGCAGGACACCGCCAAGACTGGCGATTTGCCAATCCAAGTCGGCGTGAATGCCGAGGAGGTGGAGAAAGGAAGTGAGGTGGTGACTCAGATCATCCCGGTCAAGTATGCCAGTGTCAGCCAGTTGGTGCCCAACCTGGAACTGCTGCTGCCGAGCACGGCGACACTCTCGGCCAATGAAAGCGCCAATTCCCTGCTTCTGGTGGCGACCAAGACCGACATCAAACGGATGCTCACCATCATTAACGCGCTGGACACTTCCATCGCCAGCGTGTCGTCCATCAAGGTTATCCCGCTGAGCTATGCGGATGCCAAGGATACGGCGACTCTGATCACTACGCTTTTTGCCTCTCAAGGCGCGGGGGCGACCTCCAGCGGCAGCCGGCCCAGCTTCTTCAGTATGTTCGGGCGCGGCGGTCCACCCGGCTCCAGCGGGCGCGACAGCCGAAGCAGCAGCAGCGGCACGGCGAGTGGCGCGGCCGCCAAGAATGTGGTTGCCGTAGGGGATGACCGGTCCAACGCGGTCGTGATCAGCGCCCCCGCCGACTTGATGGCTACGATTGAGGTCATGGTCAAGGAGATAGATCAGGAAGTGACTGACGTGACCGAGCTGCAGGTCTTTCGCCTGGTCAACGCCGACCCTTCAGAGACTGCCGAGCAAATCGCGCAGTTGTTTCCTGACACCACCAGTTCCAGCAGCGGCAGCAGCCAGGGCCCGACGCCGCCGTTCATTTTCAGCAGGTCCAGCAGCCGGAGGAGCGGGAGTTCCGCCGCCGGGAGTGACCGGGCCAAGAAGATGGGCCGTGTCCTGGCGGTGCCGGATCCGCGCACCTCTTCGATCATCGTGATGGCCTCCAAGACGTTGATGCCGCAGATCGCGGAGATGATCGCGGAGCTGGATTCGGACCGAGGCCGAAAGGAGGTCGTAGGCTACTACGAAATACAGAACGCGGATCCGCACGACGTGCAGATGGCGCTGGAGGATCTCTTCAACCGCAACACGCGGGTGAACAACAATAACCAGAACACCATGTTGGGCCAGAACAATCCGCTCAGCAGGCGAGTGACCCGGAGCACACAGAACACAGGAACAAGCTCAGGGTTCGGCGGAACCAGCACCCGCCGAAGCTCGGGAGGGGTAAGCGGCTTCTGA
- a CDS encoding type II secretion system protein GspK, producing MKPSARIQSLAPALPFSGERGSVLVIVLWIAFGLVSLALYFSHSMNFELRASDNRVSAIAADQAIDGTVRYLTYLLDTYAADGSNGVYLNLDASLCEGVPVGDARYWLIGRDTNNPVGPGLLCFGLVDESSKINLNTASSNTISWLPRMTGDLTQAILDWRDTNGNGPTMTYYAMQQPSYQCKCDLFETVDELRLLYGGEMDTLLGEDANRNGVLDPSENDENQNGMLDAGVLDCVTVYSREPRTGSINIRSLGSASSQLVSLLQTNFGTTRANEIVANLGLGGGSPGGRPGGTVSFISPLRFYIQSKMTSTEFAQVATNLTTSSGSYIEGRVNVNTASAAVLACLLDGDIGVAEQLVNYRQSNPNNLTSIAWVVDALGDSAPEALAALEVGDYITTQSYQFTADIAAVGHHGRGYRRVKFVFDTSSGTPRILYRQDLTHLGWALGKDVRQQLLIAKGTG from the coding sequence ATGAAGCCGAGCGCGAGAATCCAAAGCCTGGCCCCGGCGCTGCCCTTTAGCGGAGAGCGCGGGTCGGTGTTGGTCATCGTGCTGTGGATTGCCTTCGGGCTGGTGAGCTTGGCGCTGTATTTCTCTCACTCGATGAACTTCGAGCTGCGAGCTTCAGACAACCGCGTCTCAGCAATAGCGGCGGACCAGGCGATTGACGGCACGGTGCGCTACCTCACTTACCTGCTGGACACCTACGCGGCGGACGGTTCCAACGGGGTCTATTTGAACCTGGATGCCTCCCTGTGTGAGGGCGTGCCGGTCGGCGATGCCCGCTACTGGCTCATTGGCCGGGACACGAACAACCCTGTCGGACCGGGCCTGCTCTGTTTCGGGCTGGTGGACGAATCATCCAAGATCAACCTGAACACTGCCTCCAGCAACACGATCAGCTGGCTGCCGCGAATGACGGGCGACCTCACGCAGGCCATTCTTGACTGGCGGGACACCAACGGCAACGGCCCCACGATGACTTACTACGCCATGCAACAACCGTCCTATCAATGCAAGTGTGACCTTTTCGAGACTGTGGACGAGTTGCGGCTCCTGTATGGCGGCGAAATGGACACGTTGCTGGGCGAGGACGCCAACCGCAACGGGGTCCTTGACCCGAGTGAGAACGACGAGAATCAGAACGGCATGCTCGACGCGGGGGTGCTGGATTGCGTCACCGTGTATAGCCGGGAGCCGCGCACGGGCTCGATCAACATCCGCAGCCTGGGCAGCGCGTCCTCTCAGCTGGTATCACTTTTGCAGACAAACTTCGGCACGACGCGGGCAAACGAAATCGTCGCCAATCTTGGGCTCGGTGGCGGCTCACCGGGCGGTCGCCCTGGAGGGACCGTCAGCTTTATCAGCCCGCTGCGGTTCTATATACAGAGCAAGATGACTTCGACCGAGTTCGCCCAAGTTGCCACGAACCTGACGACAAGCAGCGGCAGCTACATTGAGGGCCGGGTGAATGTGAACACAGCCAGCGCTGCCGTGCTGGCATGTTTGCTGGACGGCGACATCGGCGTGGCGGAGCAATTGGTCAACTATCGCCAGTCCAACCCGAACAACCTGACCTCCATCGCGTGGGTCGTGGATGCGCTGGGGGACAGCGCGCCGGAGGCCTTGGCGGCGTTGGAGGTCGGTGACTACATTACCACGCAAAGCTACCAGTTCACCGCGGACATCGCCGCTGTGGGCCATCATGGCCGCGGTTACCGCCGCGTGAAGTTTGTCTTCGACACCAGCAGCGGGACGCCCAGGATCTTGTATCGCCAGGACCTGACCCATTTGGGGTGGGCCCTGGGCAAAGACGTGCGGCAACAGCTGCTAATTGCGAAGGGAACGGGATGA
- a CDS encoding type II secretion system protein GspJ, whose translation MKAFTLIEMLLAVAICAIVLVAINGVFATAVRLRDKTAEAIEDSLPINRSFEILCRDLRGAVGPGGWFQGDFRCGVQAVGATMGLSGEAGSSGLDFFTTTGTLSDKAPWGDIQEVLYQLKAPSDRNQAGMELVRCVNRNVLATITQTPEIQYLMGGVQSLQFDCYDGTQWRNAWDTSTSDTNLPVAVLIRIQLVPKQDQDAADQQPLEMLVPLISQPREVATGVSTQ comes from the coding sequence ATGAAAGCCTTTACCCTCATCGAGATGCTGCTGGCGGTGGCGATCTGCGCCATCGTGCTGGTAGCCATCAACGGGGTTTTCGCCACCGCCGTGCGGTTGCGTGACAAGACCGCCGAAGCCATCGAGGACTCGCTGCCGATTAACCGCAGCTTTGAGATTCTCTGCCGCGACCTGAGGGGCGCCGTCGGACCGGGAGGATGGTTTCAGGGAGATTTCAGGTGCGGGGTACAGGCGGTGGGTGCGACAATGGGCTTGAGTGGTGAGGCGGGCAGCTCAGGGCTGGATTTCTTCACCACAACCGGCACGCTGAGCGACAAGGCGCCGTGGGGGGATATACAAGAGGTTCTTTACCAACTGAAGGCGCCTTCAGATCGGAACCAGGCTGGCATGGAACTGGTGCGCTGCGTCAATCGTAACGTGCTGGCGACCATTACGCAGACGCCGGAGATTCAATACCTTATGGGGGGGGTGCAGTCCCTGCAGTTCGATTGCTACGACGGGACACAGTGGCGGAACGCCTGGGATACCAGCACCAGCGATACCAACCTGCCCGTGGCCGTGCTGATCCGCATTCAACTTGTCCCCAAGCAAGACCAGGACGCCGCTGACCAGCAACCCCTCGAGATGCTGGTCCCGCTGATCTCGCAGCCGCGTGAAGTGGCGACCGGCGTGAGCACACAATGA